TCTCATAATTAACTTAAGATATGAAAAATATTAGAATAGTTTATTAAATCTTTCATGCTCGAACAAATTTTAGGACATATGACATTACTCTTTTAAATTAGATGATCATGTCCTTGATGCTTTCAGTAATAATCTAGATGAAAAATAAGAAACATATTTCTTTAATGAAAAAGaacaaaaaaatataaagtaaTTACAAGCACCTGAACCAGACTAAAGTGGTCATGAAATCGTACTTTATATTCATATTATTGGAATAATATTTTCATATATGGAACTACACTAATCATGATAGTCCTCTGTTGAcattgtatatatagatatgttatgAAAGTATAAAATTTATTCACAATGTGGCAGCATGCATACTAATATAGTGTTCAAAATATCAGTTACAACAAGTATCATCTTCGTCGAGGTAACGAAAAATGTCAGGAATGGACTCTCTGAGGAGGTGAAGAACTTTGTGGGTACATGGCAGATCCGCGGCATGATTCTACTCAGCCTAATTCTACAAATTGTTTTAGTAAGACTTGGAAACCGATTGAGATCTCACACTTCATACAAGAGTTTTATTGTTTGGTTCGCATATTTATCGGCAGATTGGGTTGCAACCACTTCTCTTGGTTTACTTATGAGAAGTGATGAGGAGGCAATCGCTGAGTTTGAGGTTTTCTGGGCTCCGTTCCTTCTATTACATCTTGGTGGCCCCGATTCCATTACTGCATACTCTTTAGAAGACAATGAGTTGTACGAAAGACGCTACGTAGACTGTCTCCTTCAATTAGCAGTATTTATGTATATTTTTTGGAAATTTGCACGTAAGTCCGTTCCATACCTATACATTCCATGCCTATCCATGCCGATGGTATTCACTGCAGTGATAAAGTATTTGGAAAGAATATGGAGTCTAAGGTTTGCATGTGACTATATGTTAAAGAAGCAATTGTATTCTCCATTTACACTACGCTACTTAGAATGCATGAAATGGGAGAACCCATCAAAGGACTTAGAAGTTCATGTAAGGAAAACTTGTGTTAAACCTGAAGCTAGGTATGTCCATATATCCTATACATTGATTTCCTTCTTCAAACCACTCTTTTTTGACTTTAACCTTAGACTACTTAATGAGTTCAAGAGAGGCGGAGGGTTCTCAACCATGTCGAATTCTTACTGCTCAATGTTGAAGCTAGTAGACACTGAAATAGGCTTCTTGTACGATAGAATCTATACGAAGATCCCACTCCTTCACACATATAGTGGTGTTACTGCTCGCATCATCAGTTACTTGTGCTCCTGCTTGGCATTGATTAGCTTCTTGTTCTACCTTGTTTTTACTCCTCAACAACATTCTACACGCGATGCTATCATTTCATTAATTTTGCTATTTGGAGCAGTTGGGCTAGAGATCTATTCAATTTGTGCACTCTGTCTCTCTAATTCGGTATTGCTGTGGGCAACAATGCACAAAAATTTCTTGTCTACTCTCATTTGCAAGGCTAATGCTCCCAAATTAGCATCCAATAGAGGAAATGATTTGTTTCTTCCTCAATACAACCTCATCAATTATTGTCTTGATTTCAAGTTGTTGCGGTATGTTGCTGATGATGTATTTTTCAAGAAATCCTATTATACGACTTGGGAGAAAATCGGGTGTGAGGGTAGTATGCAGAACTACCTATTGGAAAGTCGTGATAGCCAACAGGAATACGACATAAATGAAGACTGCAATTTTGGATTTCTTGAGAGGCTATTGTATAAAAGATTTAGGGGCGAGTTTAGACGAGCATGTCTAAAAGAGCTAACGCCGCAAGCAGGATTTGGTGAATCCATTATTACGTGGCATCTTGTAACTGAGTTTTGTCATCAACTAGACGTGTTAGAAGATGGACATAATCTTCTTGAGGCCAAAGCAAGCAAGTTGTTATCTGATTACATGTTCTACATTCTAAAATCAAAATCATCTATACTTAAAGGAAATCATGAGATTATACTGGATTACACTTGCCGTCATGTAAGGTTAATGGCCAGAGGAGGAAATATGCGCGATCTTCTTCGAGCTGTTAACTTACTTTATCCTTTTGCTGATGATACTCAAATAGAAAAGAGTGGGAACTCACGATTACCTGATGGAGCGATGCTCGCTCGCTCGTTGAAGCAACATTGGAATTTGACAGAGCGATGGGGAATGATAAGAGAGGTTTGGGTGGATATTTTGGCTCATGTTGCTCAAAATTGCCCGGGAAAAGAGCACCTACAATGTATCGGACGTGGCGAAGATTTGCTAACTCGTAAATTTCTCTTAATGGTGCATCAGGGAGTTGGTTCCAAAATTCATTTGGTGCAAAACGATCAGGATTTTCCACCTGGGGCATCATTTATAAGTTTGCCATGCAACTTTGGCCACAACAAGATGTATTTGAAACCGATCGTCGTTCCGTTATTTTAGAGGAGTGGATTTAGGTACATTGTCATTTTAATCTTTTTCATTGATTTGGTGTTTATGTGTAACTTGGCCTGGAAGGAACCCgagattaaataataaataaatggaTGATAAACATAATTATCTACTAACATTTTCGCAGTTTATAATTTATACGTGCTTAGGCGGTTAGGCATaaataatttttttctttttttcatatgatgttttttttaaaacactactaatattattttgaaaatattataaatatcattggaaaagataaaattctTCTATTAACGAGAGTTTTTTTTCTAAAATTTAGattaataattttttatttttttgtaaataTGCTGCATTGGACTAGGCCACTGTCCGATTCAATCAGTTCCGGTTCAGAATCGATGATTCATGCTTCTTAAATTTATGAAATCGAATCGAAAGCGTAAATTTACGATTCATATAAATTTTCAAAAAAATAAGAACCTGAATATGTACAAATTTTAGTTCCGGTTCGTTGATGGGTATCGATCCGGTTCCGAACCGTGACCATGTCTAAGCTGCATGACAAGTTTGTACTTTAAACCTGACACAACAAAAGAGTCGCCAAATTAAGGAAAAGACTGTCTGCTAGTACTACACTTCCTCATTTTTTGCTTCTTCTGAAGCAAACAAATTTAAAACCAATCAAAAAACAATTATCGGAATCTTCTACTTATGGACACTGTTAAAACAGAATCTTCTAATCATCACAAAAAACGTTGCTGACAAAACAAGACACGTTTTTTCTCAGAACACAAAAAAGATCTGTCTTTCAGTGACATGACAATGACTCAGTTTCCGACAAAATGCAGATTCTATGATAACAGAAAACTAGATTATGCTAGGAACCAATCAGAGAGTTCTTTTTAGTAAACCAAATAACAGTACAAAAGTAGTTATACCTGTCCTAAATCAATTTCTAACCATATTTTCTAGTTTTACAAATGAAGACAGGAATACTTTCTCTCTAGTGAGTCTCCATTTTTTTCAAATACCTGGCTCCAAAATGGtcttaaattaattaataaaacaacAATCCACAAGGTTGAATCAGTCAGAATCACATGCTTCCAGGACCGTCGTTTCCTGTAGATGGCTTCCGGTTGATATACCGAATAACTGCATCTTCGACCCTGAAATAAAATTCAAGTGGATTCAGTGGCGTTTTCAAATTACCAAAAAAGTATCACGCAATGGTCTATTATGATTGTTGACAAATACAAATGGTAAGAATTGTATCCAACAAACAAGGAAATAAAAACTTACCATGGTTGGTTGAAGAAATCAGACCCACGCTCTTTCTCGGCGTTTCTACTGCCTTCTCCAGCCGCTTGTTTCAGATCTTTGGCTTGGGAATCAATCAAGGCATTAATAAATTCAACCGGAGATTGACTGAACCCCAGAAAAAATGCTCGTCTCCGACGATGCTCGTGGATTTTTCTTATAGAACCACATATTGCTTCTTCACACGTATCGATCTCTTTGTTCTTCTCAACATTGGCTAACAGAGCAGACAATTCCCTCTGTATCGGAAATGGTATATCAACTGATACGTCATAGCACGCGTTCCCGGCAGGCATGTTCCCGGAGAGCTTGATCTTGTGCTCCAAATGAATGGGCTGAGGAGAATACAAATGCGGCGATATCTTTTGTGAAACCATGGTGAATTTCATCTTCTCTTCCCCAAATACTTTCTGGAGAGGGGGATCACAGCTGAAAAAAGAAGGGTCGTTTGGATTCTGAAGTTTTCTAGCCTTTACATAGTGCCAGATTGCTGCTATAACTCTCGGGCGAGTTTCAACTTCAATACCAAGAACTTCCATCAAAGCTTGAGAAAGCTTGAATTTCTCCGGTACATAATTCATTTCCAGACGGATATTCACCATAAACTCTTTATCTCCTGTTCTTTTCACTTCAAATCCTTCATGAGGAGCAGGTGATCGAGCTTGTTCCCATATAATCATGTGGTTATCAGGATATAGTCTCTGATCCAACGAAATCGTGACTCTCTTGAAAAAAGACGAGAACTTTGGGTACGATGGGTTTGTTTTCTGAATGAATCCGGGTTGTTCTGGATCAACCCCATCTTCCAAAATCCTCCCAACTATCTTTAGCGTCCAAGTCGGAGGTTCAGCATTTGGCTTCTTAGGAATCGATTTCATCTGGTTGGAAAATGTATTGAAAACGTATATCCGAAGCGTTTTCTGAATACTGGGAGGATTCTTAAGAGCTTCTTGGATGTCAACCTTCTTCCTGACTAAAGCAGCATCGACACGCGCTTCAAACTCGAGGAGTTGAGTGTATAAAGCCGATTCAGGAAGAATAGCTGCTACCCTTTCCTGTAATTGTTTTTCCTGAAGTTTTTGCTTCTTTCGACGATTTGCAGGCGTGAGCTCCATCATCCTCATCGGAGAAACAGTATTCATCATCGGAACACTAGGTGGCCTCACCGAAGGTAACCTTTTTGCACTTGCAATATTACCAGGTGTCCCCATCAATGGGGATGACGTTGTATTATTAAAATTCCCTAATCCAGCATTATGGTTCTGATTAATCGACATTACTTGAGCTTGCAGTTGTGCTTGGAGTTGAGAATGAGCTGCCTGAGCTTGTGCTTGGGCATGAGCTTGTGCCTTGGCTTGAGCCTGGGAATGCTGAAACTGGCCTTGAAAACCGGCAACCATTTGTGCCTGCAATTGTGCTTGAGAAAATGCCTGGTTTCCAGCCATCGGAGGCGATACCATCCCGGAATTACCAAACGGCGATGAAGACGAACCAATGCCCTTTGACTGATTATTGTTGTTCGCAGACATCACTGTAATTGTGGATCAAGTCCACAATGACGACGAGGCAACCAAAAACAAAAACCCCAGCTAAAGCACAGATTTTTATACGCAGACCATCCAATACTCATCAAACCAATCCCAAATCACTCAAATTCAAGCTGGTTTCACCAAAACCTAGAATCAGTATCAAAAAAATCGAACCTTTATGAGCTAAAATACAGAATTATAACGAAAGAATCTAAAAGCCGCAAAAAGGGAAAAAGCCCTAATTAAGCAAATTGCACGAACAAGCGAGATAAACCCTAATTAAGTACAGTGACAAGTAACAAAGGAAGTAAGCTGGGAAAGCGAATCAGGGGGGTTTATCTGAATTATGACGGATTTAAAGGGGGgaaaaaactatatatttttatgaAAAAGAAAATCTAAATCTAAATTGATTGCAAAATTGaaattaaataaacaaaaaaaaatacataaataaataaaaaagaaattATATAGTTTCTTACAGAGTGAGAGTTTAAGTCCAAAGCTTTTTGCTTTTGTAATGCTGCTGAGCTTTGTTTGGCTTCCAAAAACCCCAACTGAGAGAGAGTGAGAAAATTGGCAGATGGCGATATATTCTTTCTTTcgcctttttttttttataaattaaattaaattattaacgGGTCGGGTTTTTTTTACCCATGATTGAATTCATCAATATATTCCGGCCCATTTTATTTTTAGAAATAGGCTTTAGATGTTCAACAACAAACAGTACATGATAACCAAGaaagaatatttagttttcactaTGGAGAAATGGAATGTTAGGTATTATTGTGTTTATAAAAAAGTTTGTTGGGAGGTTAGGGTGTGTTTCTTCGGTATTCAGAGTATGTTTCGTTTtactttaaatattttaaaaaaaattattaaaaatgataaaatatgCCTTTTTAAAAGTATATAGATTCAGGAGTGAGACGGAACATGTTCTAGACACGAAACGAACGCGCCGTTAATATTTATCCGATGTTTCGACTAGTTAAATCAGATTGAAGTATTTGAATATCTACAAATACTGATAGTATTGTTTTTACTCTTAATGCTAAGATCGTTCTAAAAGTTAATGTTTCAACTTTCATGTGGAATTTATCACTATTATTCCAAAAATATCAAAATGCATATTGTAGTCATAAATGATTTTTACACATGTTATGTATGCTCAATTTCGTGAAGATTTAACTTTGGAAACTTCTTTTAAGTACTTATTATCAACAATAAATTACACCTTCAAACACTATCACGATATTCTTCAAACATATATCGGTGATGTTAATGATTATTTGTatgaaatgttttttttttttaattagtttCAGACTTAGTCCTCCCTTTACGTGGATGATTAATCCTACGACCTCTAGAATCAAATCTCACACAGATAACTATGCGACCAAGAGATCgtgattatttgtacaaaaatgttaCATTTCACAGAAAATGTGAACAAATCATAGATAGTAAGTAAATGTTATACTAAAAATGATCAGAGTTTCCCATATTATAAAGATTACTGAAATTAATTACATATTTTAACAAAAGAGgaaaattattaatgataatttatCGTGTCAATTATCGATAACCCGATAACACTACTAGTCCTTCAAATTATgtcaaaattattagtattattgataatatcgTCCATAATTCAACTATTTAAGACAATTTACAAAAAAGTTTGGTATGCCAAGATAGATAAATTCTACAAGCTTCATGTTGTATTACTACCCGGAAAAGACGGAGATAGACAATCTTGGACCCATTTTGCAAAAGACAATTTAGACTAGATTCCGAGTTTGGAGTTAGAACTCCACTTTAACTCCCCCATCTCAAACTCCATGATCCATCCTTTTCAATCAAAGTCCCATCACTAGAACCCCTTCAAATTCAATTCAATCGCTAGAAAGCCGGAAAATTTGCACTACCGGACCAAATCCTTTTTGTCTTTCTCATCTGTCATATTCTTTGTTTTCGTTTAATCAAATTTATCATCCTCGACCACTTAGAAGTAGGGACAAATATTGACACAACCGGCTAAAGTTACTCCTTTGTAGTCTGAAAGTTACCGGTTAGAAATACTTTAGATTGTAAATTTGATTGTTCAGGTTCACGTGCTTAGAAAAAAGGCCAATTTTTTTCAAAGCTTCAAACTTGTTTTACATTCAAAACAGAATGCAATCTGTGAGCATACAAAAAAATACAATATTATTATACCATTCGAGGATTCATTCCATTCTTTGTTAATTGTAAATTTGTAATTTCACTCACACGAAGAGGGAGTGTAATGTAATCGTCTTGCCCATTTGTTAGAAAATATAAAACGAACCATTGAAGGCCAATTACCCTCCCTCAGATCTTAAAACCAGTAGGAGCAGACAAATGATCTAAGTTAAACAGATTCTAATAACTTCATCAAACTACAATCAGAGCACAATCATAGATTGGTATTACATCAGCTAATTCGATTAGGACAATCTGTAAGTTTGCAGGAAGGAAAAAAAAACATCGATACAGAGAGTTAGAAGAGACACATGACATAATACATACAATAAAATACACAAGACAACGATATCGTTTTGGTTAAATTCTCGGATATTATTCAGAAACAGCGCCTATCCGATTGACAAATGACAGAAATTTTGAAATTCAAGCAAACATAACAGAACAGTTAAGAATAAAATGACTTAGCCCATTGTCGCCACACTGAAGAGTCCTCCATACCAATGGCAAATCATCCGAGATGGGGCAACAGGTGTATATCG
The sequence above is drawn from the Rutidosis leptorrhynchoides isolate AG116_Rl617_1_P2 unplaced genomic scaffold, CSIRO_AGI_Rlap_v1 contig88, whole genome shotgun sequence genome and encodes:
- the LOC139885229 gene encoding SWI/SNF complex component SNF12 homolog encodes the protein MSANNNNQSKGIGSSSSPFGNSGMVSPPMAGNQAFSQAQLQAQMVAGFQGQFQHSQAQAKAQAHAQAQAQAAHSQLQAQLQAQVMSINQNHNAGLGNFNNTTSSPLMGTPGNIASAKRLPSVRPPSVPMMNTVSPMRMMELTPANRRKKQKLQEKQLQERVAAILPESALYTQLLEFEARVDAALVRKKVDIQEALKNPPSIQKTLRIYVFNTFSNQMKSIPKKPNAEPPTWTLKIVGRILEDGVDPEQPGFIQKTNPSYPKFSSFFKRVTISLDQRLYPDNHMIIWEQARSPAPHEGFEVKRTGDKEFMVNIRLEMNYVPEKFKLSQALMEVLGIEVETRPRVIAAIWHYVKARKLQNPNDPSFFSCDPPLQKVFGEEKMKFTMVSQKISPHLYSPQPIHLEHKIKLSGNMPAGNACYDVSVDIPFPIQRELSALLANVEKNKEIDTCEEAICGSIRKIHEHRRRRAFFLGFSQSPVEFINALIDSQAKDLKQAAGEGSRNAEKERGSDFFNQPWVEDAVIRYINRKPSTGNDGPGSM